From one Bos indicus isolate NIAB-ARS_2022 breed Sahiwal x Tharparkar chromosome 16, NIAB-ARS_B.indTharparkar_mat_pri_1.0, whole genome shotgun sequence genomic stretch:
- the TNNT2 gene encoding troponin T, cardiac muscle, with protein sequence MPNLVPPKIPDGERVDFDDIHRKRMEKDLNELQTLIEAHFENRKKEEEELVSLKDRIEKRRAERAEQQRIRAEREKERQTRLAEERARREEEESRRKAEDEARKKKALSNMMHFGGYIQKTERKSGKRQTEREKKKKILAERRKVLAIDHLNEDQLREKAKELWQNIYDLEAEKFDLQEKFKQQKYEINVLRNRINDNQKVSKTRGKAKVTGRWK encoded by the exons aTGCCCAACTTGGTGCCGCCCAAGATCCCTGATGGAGAGAGGGTGGACTTCGAT gacatACACCGGAAGCGCATGGAGAAGGACCTCAACGAGCTGCAGACACTGATCGAGGCGCATTTCGAGAACcgcaagaaggaggaggaggagctggtctCCCTCAAAGACAGGATC GAGAAGCGGCGGGCAGAACGCGCGGAGCAGCAGCGCATCCGCGCGGAGCGCGAGAAGGAGCGGCAGACGCGCCTGGCG GAGGAGCGAGCCCGccgagaggaggaggagagccgCAGGAAGGCGGAGGACGAGGCGCGCAAGAAGAAGGCTCTGTCCAACATGATGCACTTCGGAGGCTACATCCAGAAG ACAGAGCGTAAAAGTGGGAAGAGACAGACCGAGcgggagaagaagaagaagattcTGGCCGAGCGGAGGAAGGTGCTGGCCATCGACCACCTGAACGAAGACCAGCTGAG GGAGAAGGCCAAGGAGCTGTGGCAGAACATCTACGACCTGGAGGCGGAGAAGTTCGACCTGCAAGAGAAGTTCAAGCAGCAGAAATACGAG ATCAATGTTCTCCGAAACAGGATCAATGACAACCAGAAAGT CTCCAAGACTCGAGGGAAGGCCAAGGTCACGGGGCGCTGGAAGTAG